In the Treponema maltophilum ATCC 51939 genome, AACAGGGACACAATCTACAACGGCGATATCGGTGCAAATAAAATCCTCATGGAAGGAAAGTATCTGTACCGCTTTTTGGATTTGCAATCCGACTTTACGTCCTACAAGGTTATTATATTGCCGGATACCGTTCGCCTCGATAAAAAGACGGCAAAGCGGCTTGCCGATTATATAAGCAAGGGCGGAAAGATTTTGGCCTCCGGTCAAAGCGCTCTGGCAAGTGACTCGGATACCTTTTGTTTGGATGTGGGCGCCGCATACCGCGGTCCTGCAAAAACCTGTCCCGACTATGTCATAGCGGACAAAGAAGTCGGCATCGGCGAAACGGCGCACGTCATGTATACGCAAGGCTTCGACATAAAACGGCTGAAAGGAAAGTGCCCCCTGTATCGGCAGCCTTCGTATTTTAACAGAGATACGTACAGTTTTTGTTCGCACCGGCATACTCCGAATAACCCCGACGCCCGTTTGGAAGAAGCGGCCGTTTTTACAAAAAATACGGTGTATATAAGCTGGAATATCTTTTCGGATTACGGAAAAACGGGTTCGCTTCATCACAAAAAAATCGTCATGTATGCGCTCGACCGGCTTTTGGACGCCGATAAAACAATTCGCGTTTCGCTTCCCGATAAGGCAGTTGTAACGCTCACGGAGCAAAAAAAGCGCAAGCGCTACATTGTACACGAACTGTTCGCGCATACGACAAACCGCGGAACGCTTTCGGGAAACGCGCAGGAATTTAAGAACATAGAAGTCATTGAAGATATTGTTCCGTTGTATAATATAACGACGGAAGTTCGTCTTCCGCACCGAATAAAAAACGTCATGCTGGAACCGCAGCATACCGCACTTCCGTTCGAGTATGCGAAAGACAATCTGACTTTTATTGTGCCCGAGATCGACTGCCACCAGATGATTGTACTTGAATATTGACATCTCTATTGACGAGCCTTCTTTGTAGGTATAAGCTGTGTGTGCATGCTTTGCGGACGAAGCAGGAATGCCTGCATGCAAAAGGCATGATTCTATATATCGGAGGCTCGCAATATGAATTTGGATTCCGCGCAAAGGGGAATTCTCGACGGCGCGAAAGGTGAAACGCTTGCAAAGGTTATGAAAACCCTTGTCGCGTACGGAGAAGCGTTCGGCGCCGAAAAAATGGTGCCGGTTACCGGCCGGTGCGGACACTTGGTAACAAGTTTCGGCTTGGGCGTTATGAAGCCGGTGTACGCGCTCATGGATAAACTTATAGAAAGCGGGGCTGTCAGCTCTCAGCCTTTTTCGGCCGACCCGCGCCCGCTGGCACCCGAAATTCCGGTAAACTTTTTGCAAAATCTTTTGTTCAAAGTCATGTACTCGAAGCAAAGCGATTACGAACAGCAGCTTAAAAAGCTCGGCATGATGAGCGACGATGCTTTTACCTGCGCGTGCTACATGAGCGAAGTCGGCAACAAGCCGAATAAGGGCGATATACTCAGCTGGGCCGAAAGCAGCGCCGTTGTGTATGCAAACAGCGTTTTGGGCGCCCGCTGCAACCGTAACAGCGGCATCATAGAATTGTTCGGCAGCATCGCAGGCTATGTTCCGTATTTCGGGCTTCTAACCGAAGAAGGCCGCAAGGCGACGTGGAAGGTGGTCGTAAAAACGACGAAAAAACCCGAAGCGCAAATTTTAGGCAGTGCGATCGGCATGAAGGTCGTTGAAGACGTGCCTTATATCGTCGGACTCGATTCATGGCTCGGAAGCGAATTGAACGA is a window encoding:
- a CDS encoding aconitase X, with the protein product MNLDSAQRGILDGAKGETLAKVMKTLVAYGEAFGAEKMVPVTGRCGHLVTSFGLGVMKPVYALMDKLIESGAVSSQPFSADPRPLAPEIPVNFLQNLLFKVMYSKQSDYEQQLKKLGMMSDDAFTCACYMSEVGNKPNKGDILSWAESSAVVYANSVLGARCNRNSGIIELFGSIAGYVPYFGLLTEEGRKATWKVVVKTTKKPEAQILGSAIGMKVVEDVPYIVGLDSWLGSELNESATAFLKDMGAAAASNGAVGLYHVEGLTPEAVELGQTLLQKNAQEYIIDDAELERVRASYPCIWKNPDAKPKLCFIGCPHLSLAQLKSWTERLEKFGGKLKVPVIMTCAPGVEKEFAKTPYAEKLKKTGVILSSICPLMYMNNPLCGKMPVITNSNKLRTYTSARYYTDDEIFTYITTGEAQ